From the Nodularia sphaerocarpa UHCC 0038 genome, the window GCAACCATCATATCATTAATGATAATTTTGTCCAGTGTCCAGAATAAACTCAACTCTTTAATCTAAAAACGGGTTGTTGATAAATGCGTCCTGATAATTAACTCCCCTAGACCGCCACCACTGAGAGATTTTTTTATGTTGGGTATAACCAACATCCCCAATTGTGACAATGCTATCCGGAACATACTATTTAGTCCTAGAAAAGTTGATTGGTAGATACACTCTGATAACTAACTCCCCTGGCTGGCTGCCACCACTAGGGGATTTTTTATTCAAACAGAATAATAACAAATCTTGGCAAATCTTGGGAAAGATTTATCCGGAGAGATGGGCTTCACCTTAGAACATTTAATTAGTAGATGCACCCTGATAACTAACTCCCGTAACGGACAAAGATTTGATGGAGTTTTTTGGAAAAGTCTTCTGCCGATAGCCTTGGCTCATTTGTAGATGCTTAGGCAAACATTATAACGCAATATTATTAATATATTCTACTATGGATAGTTTTTTATTGTTACTTTTGTCATAGTTTGTTGACCAAACCTAGATTTAAACCTGTTCTAAAAATCCGTACAAAACTACCAATAAATAGATAGAACTGAACAAATGGAACTCAACGGTTTATTTTCTGCCTATATCAAGGGCTTGAGAGCTTACCGTTTTCACAGTTGTACCTGATATTCCCTGTGAAAGACTGTTAAAGAATTAACAAAGGATTTAAGTTCTTTGTTTTTCAATAATGGCTTTTCGCCAAGTCTTTCAAGATTATCACACCAAATAAGCTTTTGCATCCCGTATCAATCAGACGTTGGTTGATAGTAGGACAATTAGCTATCCCTATAATATGCCCAAACATAAAGGACTGTCTAGATATGTTTACAAATTATGCTAATTTTCCTAACTAGTTACAAACCTCTGCACCGATGAGGTTTTGAAAATACTCTAAGTGTGTATTACACTTTCTAGGTTACTTCACCCTAACACTATTAGCCTGATAGCAAATCAGTATTGCATTTTTGCGTTACTTGTGAGATTTGCATAAGCTATGACCTAGCTGTTCTGCAAAACTACATTTTGTAGATGTATTGATTGTAGTTTTATCTATCGTATCATAATTTTTGGGTAAATAGCTAGATTTTTGTTGGCTAGCTTTGACACTTTAACAAGCCGGGGGATCGTTTGATTACAAGCTTTTCAGGTAATTTCCCCGCCCTAACGTGCGGCTTTGATCACATCAAGCAATAAAACTTTAACTTAGGTAGATGGGACGTAAGGAAACCCAAGATTTACAACTTCGATGGGATTTGCGATCGCCTAAAGCCCTGATGGGCATAATAAATACATAGCTGGTCTTACCGAGGAGCCTGTGGTTTGTACTCAGCGCTAGGGTCGTCATTTGTCATTGGTCATTTGTCATTGGTCATTAGTAAGGGTTTGGGTCCTGTTTAGGAGTCGTAACATAGTTTGGTTTATTCGGTGCTTACCTACTTACTCATTTGACAAACAATTGCGATCGCTTAAATACAGAAATATGGTAGCCGATGTTTGCTCAAAGCATTAATTTTTTCTAGAATTTGGTTGTGGTTTATTAAAAATATGGTAGCCTCCCTAAAGCTTATATGCACATAGCCTCATGAGTTTAGCTGTTATTAAATTTTCTTCCGAAGAGTGCGGTATCTGCCACAAAATGTCTTTTTATGACCAAAAGGTGGCTGAAGAACTCGGTTTGCAATTTATCGATGTAAAAATGCAAGATACGGCTAGTTACCGTAAGTATCGAAAAGTTTTGTTGTCTCAGTATCCAGATAAATCAGAAATGGGATGGCCGACTTACATTATCTGTGAGTCTCCAGAAGGAGAATTTCAGATTAAAGGTGAAGTCAAAGGCGGTCATCCCAAAGGTGAGTTTAGAACTCGTCTACAAGAAGTTCTCAATTCGGCGGATAGTTAAAAGTCCTACAATACCTCAAATGATTTGACTTCCAGGACAGGGCCTATCATGGCTATGGTCATGACATCTTCACGTACCTGTCCTGTAACTTTTGCTGTTTGTCCGGCTTTGAGCAAGTTTTTGTCAGCACCTCTGAGGATTTCGTAAGTATTACCCTCATCTGTAACTAACGCCCAAGCGCCAGTACCAATATCTCGGCGTTCGATTGTACCTGTAACTGTAATGCTCATATTTTAGGGAGTGGGGAGTGGGGAGTGGGGAGTGGGGAGTAGGGGATAGAAACTAGGGCGTGTTTTCAAAGTCTAGAAGTAGGTTGGGTTAAGCGCAGCGCAACCCAACGCAGCAAACCAAATATGGGGTAAAGTTGGGTTTCCCAAAACCTCAACCCAACCTACATTTACGTCTAATTTTGGGTTTGAAAACAGTCCCTAGCCCCTATCCACTCTTATGCTGTTTGAGTTTCGGTTTTTAATGCTAAACGCGCTAGTCCATAACAGAGTATGGCGTTGATGATGAGGAAACTCCGCGCTAGGTAGCTACTTCCTAAGCCCCAAACTGCTGGGTCATAAATGGCACTAACTGTTAAAAATGCCGCGAAGCCCAGGGACGAACCAATGGCAAACCATTTCCAGCTAGGATGTCCTAAGAATAATGCTATTAACACTACGGGAATGAGGACGCTGGCAAATATGGGATTTAAGGCGTTCGTTCCTTGAAGGGTGTTTCCTAGTTCGGGAATGGAACTGCCTAAAACTCGGAACGGCCATTGGGGTAGGTCAAAGATATATAATCCCCGGAGGAAGAATAAACCAGAACTACCGGCTATTAAGCCACTGGATAACGACCAACTCCAGGCGAAGGGGAAGTAAACTCGCAAAAACCAAGCCAGTAGATAGGAACCGAATACCATCATTAGCTTAGGTATGAGTGCTACTGCACCGCCATCAATCCAAAAACGGGGGTTGAGATAGCCGTTATCTCTTAACCACCGGAAGAAGTCTTGGAAGCTGATTTGCCCTTGTGTGGCTAGTTTTACTGCTGCTTCGGCGTTAAGTTGTCCAGCGCCATAATAGTTGAAGCTATCATCTTGGATAACTCTTGCTGACTGCTTGAGGACTTTTAATATTTCGTCTGGTTCTGTGACTCCAGATGCTTTAATTAATGCTGCTACACCTGCAACGTGGGGGGAAGCCATGCTTGTTCCCTGGAGTCCTAGAAATACTCCTTCGTTGTTGTTGTCGGGGTCGATGGTTTCTTGAAGAATTGTCCCGGCTTCACTACCACCAGGGGCAGAAATATCTACGCCTGCGCCAAAGTTGGAATAGGGGGCTTTTTCTCCACCTGGACCAAATGCGGAAACGCCAATAACGTGGGGGTAACGTGCAGGATAACTTGCGCCGTTGGCATTTTCGTTACCGGCTGCGGCTACAATTGTTACACCTTTGTTGTGGGCGTAGTCAATGGCTTGTTTCATTAGTTGGCTTTCACCACCGCCGCCTAAGCTCATGTTAATTACGTCTGCACCGTTGTCAGCAGCAAATTTAATTGCTTCGGCTATGTCGGCGACGGTTCCGCCACCGTAGGCGCTGAGGACTTTTAAGGGCATGAGACTGGCTTCGTAAGCTATGCCGGCTACACCATAAGTGTTATTGGTGGCTTGGGCTATGGTGCCGGCGACGTGAGTACCGTGTCCGTTATCGTCTGTGGCTTCTTCGCGATCGCTTACAAAATCATAGCCTTTCACAAATTTCGTGTCTACCAAGTCACGCACGCGAGTTATCCCGGTGTCAATGACAGCTACTGTTATGCCACTGCCTTTGGTTTGACTCCATGCGCCTTCCATGCCGATGTTGTGTAGGTTCCACTGTTTGCTGTAATATTGGTCGTTAGGGCCAATTAATGCCGGATTTACTTGATTATCTGAAGAGGGTAAAATTTCTTTAAACGCAGTTGCTTCGGCTGGTAGGGGAATCTTGCTATAAATGTAATTTGGCTCGATTAATTGGGTAAATTGAGCGAATGGCGATTTTTTCAGTTTTTTCAGTCGCTGGCGATCGCCTTCAATAATATACACATTATCTGACGCTGAAAATTTATTGTCTAATCGGGGTGTGACGTTGTATTCTTGAGCGATCGCTTGTAAATTCTGCTCTATTACCTCGGCGGGAATATCTTGGCGAAAATCTAGCACAATCGTCTCAAACTCGCCTTTAGCTGCTAAACCCTGAAAATTCAGGAAACCAAATACAGCAGCCCCCAGCCCGATGACAAACAAGCACAATAATATAAGTCTTTTCATATTAACTGATCACCGCTTTTTGCCAGTTTTCCCACTACCATAACTTATCTTCAGGCCTGATTGGTGACTTTAGACAATTTTTACTCAAGATTGAGGACTCTTTAAACAATGGAACGTGGTCTTTTATGGTTGCCTTTGTTAGTTGCGTTTTTCTGGTTAGCTTGGCAAGGCTCAAGGGAATACCAGAAGTTGGAAGCATATCGTGTTTGGGCGGAGCAATTTGACAAAGCTAAATATGATATTTATGCTGTATTGGGTCTCAAAGATCACAATATAACTTGGGGTAAACCCACAACTAAAGGTCCGATTAAATTAGAAACTTTTTCTTTGCTAGATGTTAAAGAAATACGTCTTTTAGTAGATGAAAAACTAGTAAAATTAGAAAATTATCCCCAAAAAGGTCGCGTCATTGAGTTGGAATTTCTCTTGTCTGAAACCCAGTTTGTACGCATTCCATTTACAGAAGTTCCTCTAGCAGCAAAATGGGGTAAGTATTTGCAGGGAGTATGGCAAACTTTAAATAAACAACAAAATCAGTAGTGTGAAATTTCTCTGTTTTAACTAACCAGCCCAGCAACTACCATCTCAACCATAATTTCTATGAACGCTGACATCACCTCTAAAGTACCTGTGGCTTTAACCATTGCTGGTTCAGATAGCGGTGGCGGTGCGGGTATTCAAGCAGATTTACGTACCTTTGCTTTTCACTGTGTCCACGGTACGAGCGCTATTACCTGTGTCACAGCACAAAATACTTTAGGGGTGGCGAGGGTTGATGCTATGTCCACAGAGGCGGTGATAGCCCAAATTCAAGCTGTGGTTGAAGATATTGGTGTGCAAGCTGCGAAAACTGGAATGTTGCTGAACCAGGAAATTATCTCTGCTGTCGCCCAGCAAGTGGAAGCATTGCAAATTAATAACTTAGTTGTTGACCCGGTAATGGTATCACGCACAGGGGCGCAACTCATTGATAATGATGCGGTGAAAACTCTGCGTCAAGTTTTGTTACCCAAAGCGGTTATTGTCACACCAAATCGTTACGAGGCACAGATTTTAAGCGGTTTAGCAATTAATACTTTAGATGAGATGCGGGCGGCGGCTCAAGTTATACACCGAAATCTGAGGGTAAAAGCTGTTTTAGTCAAGGGTGGCGGGATGCTGGGTAATTTGCGTGGGATTGATATCTGGTTTGATGGGGAAAAACTGGAAACTTTGATTACAAAGCAAGTGGAGACGAAAAATACCCACGGTACTGGTTGTACACTATCAGCTGCGATCGCTGCAAATTTAGCGATGGGTATGGACTTATGGACAGCCGTACAACAGGCAAAAGCCTATGTAACTAATGCACTGACTTACGCCCTCAATATTGGCAAAGGACAAGGGCCTGTGGGACACTTTTTTCCTTTGTTACAAAAATAACTTTGAGGAATGGGAATTTAATACAATATAGAACCTCACCCCCAACCCCTCTCCTGACCAAAGAGAGGGGAGAGTTTTACGAAACATAGCTCTCTGGGCATTTTTCTATTATTCTGGGGCTAGTTTCCAGGGGACTATACTTTGATCATATCTCTGTACGAACTGATAAATTAAATTTTTAATACCAACTTATCTATGCAAACCACCCCAAATTCTGTTAACGGCAATTCAGGAAAACCACCAAATTCTCAACCCCAGCCGACATCTGTACCATTGTATGTCTACCGGGAATTGGCAACAGAGTTACAGTCAACACAAGCAAAATTAGATACAGTTACTAACCAAAATCACCAACTAGAGCAAGAAAATCAATTACTCCGCCAAGAAATTACCAAAGTTATTCAGTCTTGTTCACACCTGCAAAAATTTGTAGATTCTCCTCCTCAACCAAGTCATCCCCAAGCCACCCATGCTGCTGGTGAAGTGAAAAGTCCAGCCACAGCAGCCACAGCAGCCAGTCAACCTCAAAAGGTGTCTCGTCAGCGTCCACCAGTGGTTAAGGAAAAAAGCCATGACACTGACTTTTCTGCACCTGTGGAAATAAATCAGATCATACCAGAGACATTTTTTATAGAAGAGCAAGAAGTCAACTATTATTCGCCGACGGAAAAAAAAGTCAATGAATTTAGTGGCTGGTGGTTAGCTGTTACTATCTTATTAATCATGCTAACTGCTTTTGGGGCTGGGTATTTGATTGTGCGCCCCTTGTTTGAAAATCCAAATCGTTAGTTCAGCTTACCTATGTGACTAAGGCGATAACTGAGCTTTTTCGGGACATTTGTTTTTGAGTTACAAAAATTACATAGAAAAACCTCAGCAAAATCTCCGCGCTGAGTTAGAAATATTTCGCAAGGGCGCATACAGTTTAAAAAAGTGGCAATTTTGACATATTTTTTGAGAATAGCGCTCATAGTGAAAGTGTCTGACATCATATCTGGTTAAATTGATTAATAGTCGCTGTCGGTGCTACAACAGACGAGAAACGCCTATGGATAATCTATAAGACCTGGTGCAATTCAGTCAGTGAAGTAGGAATCGCGTGACGAATAGTCATGCGAGGTTCAAAAAGGAACCTATTTAGAAGTTAAGGAGTCGAAATCATGAAAAAAGTAGAAGCAATAATTCGCCCATTTAAGCTTGATGAAGTGAAAATTGCTTTAGTCAACGCTGGTATTGTCGGGATGACGGTTTCTGAAGTCCGGGGGTTTGGACGACAAAAAGGGCAAACAGAACGCTATCGCGGCTCTGAGTACACCGTTGAGTTTCTGCAAAAACTAAAAGTGGAAATCGTGATTGAAGACAGTCAGGTGGATATGGTGGTGGATAAAATCATTGCGGCTGCGCGCACAGGCGAAATCGGCGATGGCAAAATTTTTATCTCGCCTGTAGAGCAAGTTGTGCGTATTCGTACTGGGGAGAAGAATACAGAAGCCGTATAAAACATCAAATGTAGTGGACTGACAATTCTAAAATAGTGCTTTAGTTTAGAGGTGATAAACTGCCGATAAACTCGCCATTAAGCCCGATAAATGGTTTTGAGCAAAGCACTATTTTAGCTATGTCAGACCACTACCAATTTTAGATTGACAATTAAAAGCAGTTTGTAGTTGCGCTTTAGCGCTAAAGCCAGGGAATGCGGTGAAACTTACATTTCGTTACAGTTTGTAGTTGCGCTTTAGCGCTAAAGAATAGCTTTGTTTGTTCTAACCAACTTACTTAAATGAATGTAAGCAAAATTGAGTTTACTATAAAATAGTTCATGTCTAAATATTACGAAAAGTTGCGTAATGTCACTTTTTCTGCAAGCTTCTCATAATTTCTCATTACACTTGAGATATAAATAGTTTTTTTAAATGACTCTGGGCTAATTAATTAACAGCCCTGATTTTCGAGACACAGCTTTTTATTATCAGGATTGTAGAATATTATGAATTACTGTCCTTGTTGTTCAGGATTACTTTTGCCGCATATACGTGTTTCCGGCTTTGCTTGGTTTTGCCGTCATTGTTGGCAAGATATGCCAGTATTTTATCTGGAAAATCCTAGTTCTCTAGAAAAGACTTTTGCTGATAAGTTAGCTACAAAAATTCAGCATATAGACAATAATAATATAGTTTACGCCAGTAAAGGTAAAACTATAACTGGCTGGATTAAAGTAAAAGATGTGCCAGTTTAATGGACATACAAATTGACAAAAAAATCTTTTTAGTTTTAAAACCCCCGCATTAATGCAGGGGTTTTTCTGAGAGTTTGTTATTTAACTTGCTGAAGGGAAATAATTTTTTAACGTATCAATCTTCTTCCCAGGTTTCACTACTCAATAGGTCAATAATCCTATCTCTGAGCAAGAATTCATTTTTTTCTAGCTCGGTTTCAAACAATATCCAGTCACGATTAGGAATATATCTACATAGTGAGTAAATGGGCTGTTGGCGGTCAAGAAGTCCCTTTTTGACGAGTTGACGTGCTTCTTCCCTAATCACCCCAATATCATATCTAACAGCAGTATCCATAGCTCATTATTTTTCTTTTGCTCAAGGAATTGATATTGAACACAACATTTTTTTGGATCTATCTTTAACTTATCAAAAAAATTAGAGAAAATTGTGAAGAATCAAAATATCTCAACTTTTGAGAGCCATATTTTTTATAATACCAAGTTTAGTTCCAGAGGTAATTTGTCTTTATGAGTCTAGCTTAGAGCAACTCTATATCTAGACACTTTGCTCAGAATGGCATATTTAAACAGGAATTGGTATCAGTCTTTAGGTAGACCCCTG encodes:
- a CDS encoding thioredoxin family protein encodes the protein MSLAVIKFSSEECGICHKMSFYDQKVAEELGLQFIDVKMQDTASYRKYRKVLLSQYPDKSEMGWPTYIICESPEGEFQIKGEVKGGHPKGEFRTRLQEVLNSADS
- a CDS encoding S8 family peptidase; translation: MKRLILLCLFVIGLGAAVFGFLNFQGLAAKGEFETIVLDFRQDIPAEVIEQNLQAIAQEYNVTPRLDNKFSASDNVYIIEGDRQRLKKLKKSPFAQFTQLIEPNYIYSKIPLPAEATAFKEILPSSDNQVNPALIGPNDQYYSKQWNLHNIGMEGAWSQTKGSGITVAVIDTGITRVRDLVDTKFVKGYDFVSDREEATDDNGHGTHVAGTIAQATNNTYGVAGIAYEASLMPLKVLSAYGGGTVADIAEAIKFAADNGADVINMSLGGGGESQLMKQAIDYAHNKGVTIVAAAGNENANGASYPARYPHVIGVSAFGPGGEKAPYSNFGAGVDISAPGGSEAGTILQETIDPDNNNEGVFLGLQGTSMASPHVAGVAALIKASGVTEPDEILKVLKQSARVIQDDSFNYYGAGQLNAEAAVKLATQGQISFQDFFRWLRDNGYLNPRFWIDGGAVALIPKLMMVFGSYLLAWFLRVYFPFAWSWSLSSGLIAGSSGLFFLRGLYIFDLPQWPFRVLGSSIPELGNTLQGTNALNPIFASVLIPVVLIALFLGHPSWKWFAIGSSLGFAAFLTVSAIYDPAVWGLGSSYLARSFLIINAILCYGLARLALKTETQTA
- the thiD gene encoding bifunctional hydroxymethylpyrimidine kinase/phosphomethylpyrimidine kinase codes for the protein MNADITSKVPVALTIAGSDSGGGAGIQADLRTFAFHCVHGTSAITCVTAQNTLGVARVDAMSTEAVIAQIQAVVEDIGVQAAKTGMLLNQEIISAVAQQVEALQINNLVVDPVMVSRTGAQLIDNDAVKTLRQVLLPKAVIVTPNRYEAQILSGLAINTLDEMRAAAQVIHRNLRVKAVLVKGGGMLGNLRGIDIWFDGEKLETLITKQVETKNTHGTGCTLSAAIAANLAMGMDLWTAVQQAKAYVTNALTYALNIGKGQGPVGHFFPLLQK
- a CDS encoding ELKS/Rab6-interacting/CAST family protein, with protein sequence MQTTPNSVNGNSGKPPNSQPQPTSVPLYVYRELATELQSTQAKLDTVTNQNHQLEQENQLLRQEITKVIQSCSHLQKFVDSPPQPSHPQATHAAGEVKSPATAATAASQPQKVSRQRPPVVKEKSHDTDFSAPVEINQIIPETFFIEEQEVNYYSPTEKKVNEFSGWWLAVTILLIMLTAFGAGYLIVRPLFENPNR
- a CDS encoding P-II family nitrogen regulator, translating into MKKVEAIIRPFKLDEVKIALVNAGIVGMTVSEVRGFGRQKGQTERYRGSEYTVEFLQKLKVEIVIEDSQVDMVVDKIIAAARTGEIGDGKIFISPVEQVVRIRTGEKNTEAV
- a CDS encoding DUF4327 family protein, whose protein sequence is MDTAVRYDIGVIREEARQLVKKGLLDRQQPIYSLCRYIPNRDWILFETELEKNEFLLRDRIIDLLSSETWEED